Within the Heptranchias perlo isolate sHepPer1 chromosome 39, sHepPer1.hap1, whole genome shotgun sequence genome, the region ctccccaacgccctaccattaacggagtaggtcctggcccgattcgatctaccaaaatgcatcacctcacatttatctaaattaaactccatctgccattcatcggcccactggcccaatttatcaagatctcgttgcaatcctagataactttcttcactgtccacaatgccaccaatcttggtgtcatctgcaaacttactaaccatgcctcctaaattctcatccaaatcattaatataaataacaaataacagcggacccagcaccgatccctgaggcacaccgctggacacaggcctccagtttgaaaaacaaccctctacaaccaccctctgtcttctgtcgtcaagccaattttgtatccaattggctacctcaccttggatcccatgagatttaaccttatgtaacaacctaccatgcggtaccttgtcaaaggctttgctgaagtccatgtagaccacgtctactgcacagccctcatctatcttcttggttaccccttcaaaaaactcaatcaaattcgtgagacatgattttcctctcacaaaaccatgctgactgttcctaatcagtccctgcctctccaaatgcctgtagatcctgtccctcagaataccctttaacaacttacccactacagatgtcaggctcaccggtctgtagttcccaggcttttccctgccgcccttcttaaacaaaggcacaacgtttgctaccctccaatcttcaggcacctcacctgtagtggtggatgattcaaatatctctgctaggggacccgcaatttcctccctaacctcccataacgtcctgggatacatttcatcaggtcccggagatttatctaccttgatgcgcgttaagacttccaacacctccctctctgtaatatgtacactcctcaagacatcactatttatttccccaagttccctaacatccatgcctttctcaaccgtaaataccgatgtgaaatattcattcaggatctcacccatctcttatgGTTCCGcaaatagatgaccttgttgatccttaagaggccctactctctccctagttactcttttgccctttatgtatttgtagaagctctttggattctcctttgccttatctgccaaagcaatctcatgtcccctttttgccctcctgatttctctcttaactctactccggcaatctctatactcttcaagggatccacttgatcccagctacctatgcatgtcatatgcctccttcttctttttgactagggcctcaatctcccgagtcatccaaggttccctacttctaccagccttgcccttcactttataaggaatgtgcttaccctgaaccctggttaacacacttttgaaagcctcccacttaccagacgtccctttgcctgccaacagactctcccaatcaacttctgaaagttcctgtctaataccatcaaaattggcttttccccaatttagaattttaacttttgggccagacctatcattctccatagctatcttaaaactaatggaattatgatcactggtcccaaagtgatccctcactaacacttctgtcacctgcccttccttatttcccaagaggaggtcaagttttgccccctctctagtcgagccatccacatactgaatgagaaattcctcctgtgtTGCCCATGGTGTCTTAAGTTTACGGAAGATGCAAAATTGGATGCAGGGGCCATTGATATTAACCAATAATCCAGAAGGAGGTGGACATTGgggtgtttttctacgttaaaggtgcttatATAGATGTAAGTTGTTATGGAGCAGAGGTGGCAGCTGGAGTTCAGCTATACAAGTATAAGATTGtgaggttaattttttttttaaagcaagaaTGTTGATTCCATGTTAAATGGGAATGTGCTTGAGGTAACAGCAGGAAAAATCTGGAGATTTTTGTGGATGGGTTGCCACAATCGGTTGTTTATTGCAGGTGGTGAAGAAGACAGACAAAATGCCAGGATCTTGGGATACGACTTGTATGTCTAAAGAGGTGTTGCTTAAGTTACATTGGGCCTCGGCTTCTATTGTTAAAAGTAAAGATGTAGAATTATCTGAAAAGGGCAATATCCCGAATTTAGAGAGCAGGGTTACAAGGAAACATTGTCCACCTTGGGACTTAACTGTCTGATGAAGAGGAGGATAATAAAgcggggggggtggcgggagttgttgatagaggcctttaagattccCATAAGTATATGGGATTTGAATCCAGGAAAGGATGAGGAGTCATCAGTTTAAAGTTCAAGATGTCAAAGGAAAATAAGAAATTTAGACAACTTTTTTTTAGTAAGAAGGAGATAGAATTGTGGAACAGATCACCATCAGGAGTGGGGGAACAGAAAACAGCCCTCAACCTCAGcagggattgaggattggttaacggacagaaaacagagagtaggaaccaacgggtcattttcgggttggcaggttgtaactagtgggttgccgcaaggatcggtgcttgggcctcagctgtttgcaatgtatatcaatgatttagatgaggggactgagtgtaatgtatccaagtttgtcctaatatctccttatgtagtttggtgtcaaattttgcttgataattgcttctgtgaagcgctgtgggatgttttactacgttaaaggtgctatataaatgcaagtagttgttgtagtAACACagggtaatttttaaaaaaaacagacgcAGGCAGTCGGTCTGAATTCAAGCAGAAAGCTGCAAGGAGAATGCAGGAAGGTGATTCGGAGTTACTTTAAGTCCGGTAGGACCACCACCTGATGGTGAGGGTGGGGAAGCATAGCGTGCTTATTATTATTGTGTTGCGTGAAGACAAGTCGTACTGATTGTGCTAAGTGAGTCTGATCATAAccgttgctctgtatgttcacctaAAGCGAAATAAAACAGCGTGACAATCCGTATCTGGCCTCTTACCAAGTGGTTTCTAAGTCCGCCTTCGAAAGGATTGAAGGAAAATGTGtgaaagacacaaatatccagttcagattgcaAGGGGGATACGACTGTTATCCCTAGGTTATTCTCTCGGAGAGTTCGATCAGTACACCCCTAAATACGAGGCGTTCAGACCACCTACGAGTGTAACTAGCATCGCTGTACCTACGTAAGAAAGTATCTAAGGGAAGACCCTCAACTTGTAACACTAACCTTTCCCTTCCATCTCTGTgcatcctctcccctcccctccctcccaccaccagTGCTGTCGCTGGGATTTAAATATGGTACAATGCCAGTCAGTGAAATTATCATATTGTGCCCAGTTAAACTGTGAAAGCATCTAGCGGTACAGTTATAGATTGGGTCCGTCCAAAGTCCCACTgccctaccctttccccatagccttgcaatttttttttcccttgccaattcctttttgaaagttattattgaatctgcttccaacaccctttcaggcagtgcattccagagcatcataactcgctgtgttttaaaaaaaaattctcctcattgccCCCCTGCCCTCTgccgctctggttcttttgccaattaccttaaatctgtgtcctctaattAATTAAGAATATTCTCTTGtgtgtctcttttttttaaacaggcaaACGGATGCACGTTGAACTTTCCAAGAGCCGGCTGCGGATACAGCCCGGAATGGGCGAGAAAAACACCTGCTTCCGGTGCGGTAAAGATGGCCACTGGTCCAAAGAGTGCCCAACGGATCGGCAGGAGTTGGGCGTCGGATTCACCCCCGACTACCTAGACCCCTATGCCATCCCCCCGCGGTACGGGGAGCAGCCCTACTATGACAGCCGATACGTCGACTACTACGAGAAGTACCGGGCGGGAGCGTATGGAGCCGTGGGGACTCCGTATCCCGATCGATGGGGGACCCCGCTGGCCACCTTCGGCTCTGCCATGAGAGAACGCATGCCCAAAGCGTTGGAGCCTTACGACCAAAGTGCCATCTCCCAGCCCCCAACCTATTATGCCCGTGACCGGAGCCCACTCCGGCGACCCGCGGCAGCGCCAGTCACCGAATACGCCACCGCCAACTATGCCACCACGGACTACGCCGCCACCAACTATGCCACCACAGACTACGCCGCCACCAATTACGCCGCCACCGATTATACCACCGCCAACTACGCCACCACCGACTACACCAGCACTTACGGGTACGAATACACAAATACGGTGACCAACAGTGCTGCATACACCGCGACAGGTACAACGACTGAAGCCTATGTGGAGCAGACACAGTACTCTGCTTACTAACTGAAAGGTGAGTGAGAGTCATCTAGgtcattttaatatagataaatatttatataaagatttGCTGCACTTTTTTGCGGTCTTGTATTAGAATTATAATCGGCCGGCTTATAGATCGGTGAATTGGTTTTACGTTTTCTTATCCGTATTCATTGTGCCGACTTAAGGTTCCTGCTCCAAGAGGGTTGTGGCAGTATTTCTAAGCAGGTCCTTGATCGCCGTTCCTGTTTGTGCGCGTGTGCGcgcgtgttttttttttgttttaaactgcTGTCGTTTGTACGATGTTGAGAATCAAAGCTCGCGCGGTGTTGGTGCCTGCTTTCTCATCCTCAGGTCCTCTCCATGCACAAAATGGGTCTTTCCTTCTGCTGCCTACCTGactaggaggagaggagagggcgagcccgagggggggatgggggactCCAGGgggatcccccccccctcccccctcacccctctaCACTGTTGGATCGTGCTCTTCCTTTGACAACGTGCCTGTCCGCACGGCACCTCCAGCGACTTGGCTTCGGTTCAGATTTCTCCCCGAGTAAATTTGCGTCCTGTTTGGTAGGTTGACGCCTTCCGTCTTAATAAAAAAAATCGGCTTTTCTCGCTGTCGCGGTTGGTTTAACTCCGTGGCTGCTGCTGTGTCTGCGCGGGGCGAGTTCTGTCTAGATTTAAGCGGCGCGCTGCAGATCTCAAGCCAATTGACCGGTGCCATCGGGAAtacagtaagttctccggccgcCATTGGAGGGgaatcaaaaaaaaaaatgactgtGCCTCTCCTGAGGTAGAGGCTGAAAATGCCAGAAGTGCACATCAGTTCGATCAGTGTCTTGGAAAGAGAAAAACGGGTTCTTGCTATGACCAAAGATCTCCGTCCCATGAAACAAACCCGTCTTTTCCTTGTTTCAGATGCTGGCTtggcctgctgtgtgtttccagcaattGTGTTGATTTGATTTGCAGCTCCAGTGTGTGCAAGGTGGCTGTAGGATTTTGTTTCGTGCATGTCCTCACGATGAAGTTCGGGTGTAGGTTTATTTTCTCTTCACCACTACCTGCTGTAGGCACACAGTTACCTATCACGGGAGTGTCGCTTGTACTTTTCTGCACAACTGAAGTCATTTGTACCACAGCGCCCAACTCCTAATGAACGGGACCTCCTgcctccccctttcccctcccctccctccccccaccccgtgcaaTGTGTGCTACAGCTAACCATCGAGAGAGGGGGATTCCCAGCGGTCAAACGACAGTAAAAGGGAATTGCTCCATTTTGACCAGGCTTgggtgagagggaggaggaagtgaATGGCATCACtttagaatcagacagcacagaaggaggccattcggcccatcgtgcctgtaccggctttttgaaagagccatccaattagtcccactcccctgccccttccccttcaagtatttatccaa harbors:
- the LOC137305189 gene encoding RNA-binding protein 4B-like, with the protein product MVKIFVGNLPRPTTAEEIRALFEKYGEVSECDLIKNYGFVHMDNKDAAKEAIENLHHYKLHGVPINVEASKSMTKSSTKLHVGKVSSSCTSQELQAKFEEYGTVLECDIIKDYAFVHMERGEDAMEAIKGLDGTEFKGKRMHVELSKSRLRIQPGMGEKNTCFRCGKDGHWSKECPTDRQELGVGFTPDYLDPYAIPPRYGEQPYYDSRYVDYYEKYRAGAYGAVGTPYPDRWGTPLATFGSAMRERMPKALEPYDQSAISQPPTYYARDRSPLRRPAAAPVTEYATANYATTDYAATNYATTDYAATNYAATDYTTANYATTDYTSTYGYEYTNTVTNSAAYTATGTTTEAYVEQTQYSAY